A genomic region of Gadus macrocephalus chromosome 5, ASM3116895v1 contains the following coding sequences:
- the xgb gene encoding x globin — protein sequence MGAKLSFKSSIKMGCAISDVTPKSGGDGNADVGLPHLSDNQIQMIKESWKVIRDDIAKVGIIMFVRLFETHPECKDVFFLFRDVEDLERLRNSRELRAHGLRVMSFIEKSVARLDQLERLEALAIELGKSHYRYNAPPKYYSYVGAEFICAVQPILKEQWTPDLEEAWKTMFLYVTGLMKQGYQEEERMRLQQDSTSPKERPDKRNTAL from the exons ATGGGCGCGAAATTATCGTTTAAATCCTCGATCAAAATGGGATGCGCAATATCAGACGTGACACCCAAGTCAGGTGGAGACGGGAACGCCGACGTTGGACTACCACATCTCAGCGACAATCAGATCCAGATGATCAAAGAGTCATGGAAAGTTATCCGGGACGACATTGCGAAAGTTGGAATTATCATGTTCGTCAG GCTGTTTGAGACCCATCCTGAGTGCAAGGATGTCTTCTTCCTATTCCGAGATGTGGAGGACCTGGAGAGGCTGAGGAACAGCCGGGAGCTGAGGGCTCATGGGCTgcg AGTGATGTCATTCATTGAGAAGAGTGTGGCGCGTCTGGACCAGCTGGAGCGACTGGAGGCGTTGGCCATTGAGCTTGGAAAGAGCCATTACCGGTACAACGCCCCACCCAAATACTACAGC TATGTAGGGGCAGAATTCATCTGCGCTGTCCAGCCTATTCTGAAGGAGCAGTGGacccctgacttggaggaggccTGGAAG ACCATGTTCCTGTACGTGACCGGCTTAATGAAACAAGGTTACCAGGAAGAGGAACGAATGCGCCTTCAGCAGGACTCCACCTCCCCGAAGGAGCGGCCCGACAAGAGGAACACGGCCTTATGA
- the srp14 gene encoding signal recognition particle 14 kDa protein: protein MVLLENDSFLTELTRLFQKCRNSGSVVITLKKYDGRTKPIPKKGQADSFEPADNKCLIRASDGKKKISTVVNTKEVIKFQMAYSNLLRAHMDGLKKKDKKSKSKKTKATQ, encoded by the exons ATGGTATTACTAGAAAACGACTCG TTTCTGACGGAGCTCACACGGTTGTTCCAGAAATGTCGAAACTCTGGTAGCGTGGTAATCACATTAAAGAAGT ACGATGGGAGGACCAAACCAATTCCTAAAAAGGGACAAGCAGATTCGTTTGAACCAGCAGATAACAAGTGTCTTATCAGAGCCTCTGATGGAAAAAAGAAAATTAGCACAGTG GTCAATACCAAAGAAGTAATCAAATTTCAAATG GCGTACTCCAACCTCCTCAGAGCCCACATGGATGGACTTAAGAAGAAGGATAAGAAAAGCAAAAGCAAGAAAACTAAAGCCACCCAATGA
- the LOC132457813 gene encoding 5'-3' exonuclease PLD4 isoform X1, with the protein MPIPYESLHGSQCSPRKRAGVVTIVFAMGALTVLGVILAVTVLERPQPAHNGTLPANNVSAENASTDQCSLLVLYHFRIILVESIPLGVTYDEDNVTFGVPLEQAWNDLISLATENVEVASFYWTLTGGDVNVNSSSELPGVGILERLKKLPRRNVAVRVVTSEPTVPNNSTDLNILLENGVEVKRVDFGRLTKGVLHSKFWIVDKRHVFIGSANMDWRALTEVKELGVLIYNCTSLAKDLHKIFQSFWEMGESNSSLPEPWPSHYDTAINKDHPLVVEDGNVSSRIYLSGSPPSFCPSSRTLDLEAILSTISEAERYVDVAVMAYSPTSWLEHHRSYWPVLDNVLKRAAFEREVKIRMLISCGRDSNPAMLHHLRSLASFNYPPQNIRILVRLFVVPVGNKTDIPYARVNHNKYMVTDKVSYIGTSNWIEDYFSNTAGVGLVVSEQALDPLQKTTTLHHQLKAVFNRDWNSEFAVDLDNLGHNSDCALSSVQITN; encoded by the exons ATGCCAATTCCATACGAAAGTTTGCATGGCAGCCAATGCTCTCCAAGGAAG CGTGCAGGTGTTGTGACCATAGTTTTTGCAATGGGAGCTCTGACTGTACTGGGCGTCATACTAGCCGTGACTGTGTTGGAACGGCCCCAACCTGCTCACAACGGGACACTTCCTGCGAATAACGTGTCTGCTGAGAATGCTTCGACTGACCAATGCAG TTTGTTGGTGCTCTATCACTTCAGAATTATTCTAGTGGAGAGCATTCCCTTGGGTGTGACCTATGACGAGGACAACGTCACCTTTGGTGTCCCACTGGAACAAGCCTGGAACGACCTCATCTCCCTGGCCACTGAGAACGTCGAGGTGGCTTCTTTTTACTGGACCTTGACTGGTGGAGATGTAAACGTCAATTCCTCCTCTGAACTACCT GGTGTGGGTATTCTGGAGAGATTAAAAAAGTTGCCTAGGAGGAACGTGGCGGTGCGGGTGGTCACCAGTGAGCCCACTGTGCCGAACAACTCTACTGACCTCAATATTCTGCTTGAGAACG GGGTGGAGGTAAAGAGGGTGGATTTTGGACGATTGACTAAGGGAGTTCTTCACAGCAAATTCTGGATAGTAGACAAACGTCATGTTTTTATCGGGAGTGCCAACATGGATTGGAGAGCCCTCACAGAG GTTAAAGAATTAGGAGTGCTCATATACAACTGCACCAGCCTAGCAAAGGACCTCCACAAGATTTTCCAGTCTTTCTGGGAGATGGGCGAATCCAACAGCTCCCTGCCTGAACCATGGCCCTCACACTACGACACTGCCATTAACAAAGATCACCCCCTGGTGGTGGAAGATGGTAATGTTTCCAGCAGAATCTACCTATCA ggttcTCCTCCATCATTCTGCCCCTCCTCCCGGACACTGGATCTCGAGGCCATCCTCTCGACCATCTCAGAAGCCGAGCGCTATGTCGATGTAGCCGTCATGGCGTATTCCCCAACCTCATGGCTGGAACACCACAGAAG CTACTGGCCGGTCCTCGATAATGTCCTCAAACGGGCAGCGTTCGAGCGGGAGGTTAAGATCCGGATGCTGATCAGCTGTGggcgggactccaacccggccATGCTGCATCACCTTCGATCCCTCGCTTCCTTTAATTACCCCCCCCAAAACATCCGTATCCTAGTG AGACTGTTTGTCGTACCTGTGGGAAACAAGACGGATATTCCTTATGCGAGAGTAAACCATAACAAATACATGGTCACTGATAAAGTATCATACATTG GTACTTCAAACTGGATTGAGGATTACTTTTCAAACACAGCAGGTGTTGGCCTGGTCGTTTCTGAACAGGCCCTAGACCCGCTTCAGAAGACCACAACACTGCATCACCAACTTAAGGCCGTGTTTAATAGGGACTGGAACTCTGAATTTGCTGTAGACCTTGATAACCTGGGCCATAATTCTGACTGTGCACTATCAAGCGTACAGATAACAAATTAG
- the LOC132457813 gene encoding 5'-3' exonuclease PLD4 isoform X2 codes for MPIPYESLHGSQCSPRKRAGVVTIVFAMGALTVLGVILAVTVLERPQPAHNGTLPANNVSAENASTDQCRIILVESIPLGVTYDEDNVTFGVPLEQAWNDLISLATENVEVASFYWTLTGGDVNVNSSSELPGVGILERLKKLPRRNVAVRVVTSEPTVPNNSTDLNILLENGVEVKRVDFGRLTKGVLHSKFWIVDKRHVFIGSANMDWRALTEVKELGVLIYNCTSLAKDLHKIFQSFWEMGESNSSLPEPWPSHYDTAINKDHPLVVEDGNVSSRIYLSGSPPSFCPSSRTLDLEAILSTISEAERYVDVAVMAYSPTSWLEHHRSYWPVLDNVLKRAAFEREVKIRMLISCGRDSNPAMLHHLRSLASFNYPPQNIRILVRLFVVPVGNKTDIPYARVNHNKYMVTDKVSYIGTSNWIEDYFSNTAGVGLVVSEQALDPLQKTTTLHHQLKAVFNRDWNSEFAVDLDNLGHNSDCALSSVQITN; via the exons ATGCCAATTCCATACGAAAGTTTGCATGGCAGCCAATGCTCTCCAAGGAAG CGTGCAGGTGTTGTGACCATAGTTTTTGCAATGGGAGCTCTGACTGTACTGGGCGTCATACTAGCCGTGACTGTGTTGGAACGGCCCCAACCTGCTCACAACGGGACACTTCCTGCGAATAACGTGTCTGCTGAGAATGCTTCGACTGACCAATGCAG AATTATTCTAGTGGAGAGCATTCCCTTGGGTGTGACCTATGACGAGGACAACGTCACCTTTGGTGTCCCACTGGAACAAGCCTGGAACGACCTCATCTCCCTGGCCACTGAGAACGTCGAGGTGGCTTCTTTTTACTGGACCTTGACTGGTGGAGATGTAAACGTCAATTCCTCCTCTGAACTACCT GGTGTGGGTATTCTGGAGAGATTAAAAAAGTTGCCTAGGAGGAACGTGGCGGTGCGGGTGGTCACCAGTGAGCCCACTGTGCCGAACAACTCTACTGACCTCAATATTCTGCTTGAGAACG GGGTGGAGGTAAAGAGGGTGGATTTTGGACGATTGACTAAGGGAGTTCTTCACAGCAAATTCTGGATAGTAGACAAACGTCATGTTTTTATCGGGAGTGCCAACATGGATTGGAGAGCCCTCACAGAG GTTAAAGAATTAGGAGTGCTCATATACAACTGCACCAGCCTAGCAAAGGACCTCCACAAGATTTTCCAGTCTTTCTGGGAGATGGGCGAATCCAACAGCTCCCTGCCTGAACCATGGCCCTCACACTACGACACTGCCATTAACAAAGATCACCCCCTGGTGGTGGAAGATGGTAATGTTTCCAGCAGAATCTACCTATCA ggttcTCCTCCATCATTCTGCCCCTCCTCCCGGACACTGGATCTCGAGGCCATCCTCTCGACCATCTCAGAAGCCGAGCGCTATGTCGATGTAGCCGTCATGGCGTATTCCCCAACCTCATGGCTGGAACACCACAGAAG CTACTGGCCGGTCCTCGATAATGTCCTCAAACGGGCAGCGTTCGAGCGGGAGGTTAAGATCCGGATGCTGATCAGCTGTGggcgggactccaacccggccATGCTGCATCACCTTCGATCCCTCGCTTCCTTTAATTACCCCCCCCAAAACATCCGTATCCTAGTG AGACTGTTTGTCGTACCTGTGGGAAACAAGACGGATATTCCTTATGCGAGAGTAAACCATAACAAATACATGGTCACTGATAAAGTATCATACATTG GTACTTCAAACTGGATTGAGGATTACTTTTCAAACACAGCAGGTGTTGGCCTGGTCGTTTCTGAACAGGCCCTAGACCCGCTTCAGAAGACCACAACACTGCATCACCAACTTAAGGCCGTGTTTAATAGGGACTGGAACTCTGAATTTGCTGTAGACCTTGATAACCTGGGCCATAATTCTGACTGTGCACTATCAAGCGTACAGATAACAAATTAG
- the cep170ba gene encoding centrosomal protein of 170 kDa protein B: protein MSVTSWFLVSSSGTRHRLPREMIFVGRDDCELMLQSRSVDKQHAVINYDSNTDEHMVKDLGSLNGTFVNDLRIPEQTYITLKLSDLVRFGYDVHVYILERSQHKVPEEALKHEKYTSQLQLGLKALEARRNEKPQPQKHKDTSNGTPLERVERKAYSATATSDSPISKPTPLYGQPSWWGEDEDPDNKPENSGGKQPDQESTEPAIRDLPREGVNGSLSESTGKAAYAYRREPSYFEIPTRESQQRTAKTPEEGVVQEVPTKDTPDPAPTPTPCDPSTPTPPVVQSHASFTIEFDQGTPGKIKIKDHITKFSLRQQRKFPPKEAAAPSEVVSSESKVADWLVQSNVSMMMRRRSHTEDDYSTQSDQSLQKTTKGHRHNDGTLSDSDRPSSIANDLNQTQALIPQKGSPPHRSSPNRIAPPRPDDPPASAGSHSPPTLGESGPHQPDLDGNLTKKRSRSFVHDAPPAEASATPGDTRRAERQAPPAAAGPPVSERYTVPLKNHDAASGFVRAGSLRREKTEYRISTSFSSRSASSASVRPFASVGRRSKLAQDYNAEFLKRSGATAAVNGEKPPSGSARDRPPGTEAPPDPPPWSRAGAPAAPEPHLVQASSPIHQPVPLVAPRMPRAPRGAEDKPAPPEDMPAPRGAPRAEEEDNLSDAGTYTIEDEAQDKEVEEARSLIDQVFGVLESPEQSQSTEADASAACRPDSIECVEQRRQSSSEVLRAYPEQGEGLGQRAPVSQAAPKWMSRWASLADSYTESQPSPGDSPTLTQQPGGAGGVPTFPDTTLHNESGGSSTRRALPNAPLSESGDAPDPSSRVRYAMQSTFEVVEPGSGSGAQPPGSAPDPRDDLEPDSLSDASRSDDGSVVETRPAPSTPDAAPRSDGVDSPRLPAKSTSFYVGSEEDSGPCTPKAERKPNPRLFSTATLTKQRGGLDAGKLKPNASAPLLDRGRSPSPGSPESRHSASAALIRQESFTKECPSNTRLPHISTKPEDGSPRAFHQDTHSYLKDTEDLLASMEAKLHAFQPSVAKPPSAMDSLSGESDLDTSSTVSHHSNKPNSLSTQNAAPAHGIHRERSSASATSQDSNRLSSASEQLSERRHARGRDVSSGRTERGSVARRRSVSRGGSMDLSDDAQGSSLPYSDQEGGSRHHPGRKYTVPLKKEDGGGKGSQALSRSSSLSAPRATRASMLRRARLGDASDNEASETDRLAKEAASKQSKEAKRLTRLDMLAMPRKRTSSFNAPSDTEASVLPPVSSRSTGFSNRSTESSSGSTRKASVSGPKPAPQKGALTRTPITRGRPSSAKYTSSTASSRRRQMGCDYASTSEDECDFKDASPAKHTHNRSQPSPARNSSVTRARSRPPPQAMVALRPKRSGRDSEEESQEGEALHSWSNHSAEIARLSQDLAKDLAILAREIHDVAGKGEPLSSATEAQVPDATMTAHEEVTRTASKTPARHPVSGPDSFCIALSHRYSLKGLVQHIPEAGLNHQRGPPSPTTPKHLDQNTGDHKHNNTNRPRNREEDIADQLMLNPVTQISLVIRQNTDQLTEKLKVRFQDRMDLWEEVEAKLTRDNHIPVVKSSNKEVASILNELRRVQRQLEVINTIMEPSRRPEQDKSSSTRPTAAARSSRADPRDWRTTPSASHRGGGNRPGESVTPDDARDGYVV from the exons CGACCTCTGACAGTCCAATATCCAAGCCCACTCCTCTGTACGGACAGCCTTCTTGGTGGGGGGAGGACGAAGACCCTGATAACAAACCGGAGAACAGTGGTGGAAAGCAGCCGGACCAGGAGTCCACAG AGCCCGCCATCAGAGACCTGCCCAGAGAGGGAGTCAATGGCTCTCTGTCCGAAAGCACCGGCAAGGCCGCGTACGCGTACCGCCGCGAGCCCAGCTACTTTGAGATCCCCACCAGAGAGTCCCAACAGCGGACCGCCAAAACcccagaggagggggtggtgcagGAGGTGCCCACCAAGGAcacccctgaccccgcccctacccctaccccatgtgacccctccacccccacacccccggtGGTCCAGAGCCACGCCTCTTTCACCATTGAGTTTGACCAGGGCACCCCTGGCAAGATCAAGATCAAGGACCACATCACCAAGTTTTCCCTGCGCCAGCAGCGCAAGTTCCCCCCGAAGGAGGCGGCCGCCCCGTCCGAGGTGGTCTCGTCCGAGAGCAAGGTGGCGGATTGGCTGGTGCAGAGCAACGTCagcatgatgatgaggaggcGGTCCCACACAGAGGACGACTACAGCACTCAGAGCGACCAGTCGCTTCAGAAGACCACCAAAG GCCACCGGCACAATGACGGAACCCTCAGTGATTCGGACAGACCCTCAAGCATTGCAAACGATCTCAACCAGACACAGGCTTTGATTCCCCAGAAGGGCTCCCCTCCCCATCGCTCCTCCCCCAACCGCatcgccccgccccgccccgacGACCCCCCCGCCTCTGCGGGGTCGCACTCCCCGCCGACTCTGGGAGAGAGCGGCCCTCACCAGCCCGACCTCGACGGCAACCTGACGAAGAAGCGCTCCAGGTCGTTTGTCCACGACGCTCCCCCGGCGGAGGCCTCGGCCACGCCGGGGGACACCAGGCGAGCAGAGCGGCAGGCTCCCCCTGCAGCCGCCGGCCCTCCCGTCTCCGAGAGGTACACCGTCCCCCTGAAGAACCACGACGCGGCGTCGGGCTTCGTCCGAGCCGGCTCTCTGAGACGGGAGAAGACGGAGTACCGCATCAGCACCAGCTTCTCCTcgcgctccgcctcctccgcctcggTCCGGCCCTTCGCTAGCGTGGGCCGCCGATCCAAACTCGCCCAGGACTACAACGCTGAGTTCCTCAAACGCAgcggcgccaccgccgccgtcaacggggagaaacccCCGTCCGGCTCCGCCCGAGACCGCCCGCCAGGGACGGAGgcgcccccggacccccctcccTGGAGCCGAGCCGGCGCGCCCGCGGCCCCGGAGCCCCACCTGGTCCAGGCGTCCTCTCCTATCCACCAGCCCGTCCCCCTCGTGGCCCCGCGGATGCCCCGGGCCCCCCGGGGAGCGGAGGATAAGCCGGCCCCGC CGGAGGATATGCCGGCCCCGCGTGGAGCCCCCCGGGCCGAAGAGGAGGACAACCTCAGCGACGCTGGGACGTACACCATCGAGGACGAGGCCCAGgacaaagaggtggaggaggcccgGAGTCTGATCGACCAG GTGTTTGGCGTGCTAGAGAGCCCAGAGCAAAGCCAGTCGACCGAAGCAGACGCGTCGGCGGCATGTAGGCCCGATAGTATTGAGTGCGTGGAGCAGCGTAGGCAGAGTAGCAGTGAGGTGCTGAGGGCGTACCCAGAACAGGGAGAGGGTCTGGGACAG AGGGCCCCAGTGTCCCAGGCAGCCCCCAAGTGGATGTCGCGCTGGGCGAGCCTGGCGGACAGCTACACAGAGAGCCAGCCTTCCCCCGGGGACAGCCCCACCCTGACGCAGCAGCCAGGAGGAG CAGGCGGCGTTCCAACATTCCCCGATACGACGCTCCACAACGAGTCGGGCGGCTCCAGCACCCGCCGCGCCCTGCCCAACGCGCCTCTGAGCGAGTCGGGCGACGCCCCGGATCCCAGCAGCCGCGTCCGCTACGCCATGCAGTCCACCTTCGAGGTGGTGGAGCCGGGCTCGGGGAGCGGCGCGCAGCCCCCCGGATCGGCCCCGGACCCCCGGGACGACCTGGAGCCCGACAGCCTCAGCGACGCCAGCCGGTCCGACGACGGCTCGGTGGTGGAGACGAGGCCCGCCCCGTCGACGCCGGACGCCGCCCCGAGGAGCGACGGCGTCGACTCGCCCCGCCTCCCGGCCAAGTCCACGTCTTTCTACGTGGGCTCGGAGGAGGACTCGGGTCCCTGCACCCCCAAGGCCGAGAGGAAGCCCAACCCCAGGCTCTTCTCCACGGCCACCCTGACCAAACAGAGAGGCGGCCTGGACGCCGGGAAGCTCAAGCCCAACGCCTCGGCCCCCCTGCTGGACCGGGGGAGGTCGCCGAGTCCAGGCAGTCCCGAGTCCAGACACAGCGCCTCGGCGGCCCTGATCCGGCAGGAGAGCTTCACCAAGGAGTGCCCCAGCAACACCAGACTGCCCCACATCTCCACCAAGCCGGAGGATGGATCCCCGCGAGCCTTCCACCAGGACACCCACTCTTACCTCAAAGACACCGAGGATCTCCTGGCTTCCATGGAGGCCAAGCTCCACGCGTTCCAGCCGTCGGTCGCCAAGCCTCCTTCAGCGATGGACTCTCTGTCCGGGGAGTCGGACCTCGACACCTCCAGCACCGTCAGCCACCACAGCAACAAACCAAACTCGCTCTCGACGCAGAACGCCGCCCCGGCTCACGGTATCCACCGGGAGCGCTCGTCAGCCAGCGCGACCAGCCAGGACTCCAACCGCCTGTCCTCGGCGTCGGAGCAGCTGTCGGAGAGGCGCCACGCCAGGGGGCGGGACGTCAGCAGCGGCCGAACGGAGAGGGGCTCCGTCGCGCGGCGGCGCAGCGTGAGCAGAGGCGGCTCGATGGACCTGAGCGACGACGCCCAGGGCTCCAGCCTGCCGTACTCGGACCAGGAGGGCGGCAGCCGCCACCACCCGGGCAGGAAGTACACGGTGCCGCTGAAGAAGGAGGACGGCGGCGGCAAAGGCTCCCAGGCGCTGAGCCGCTCCAGCAGCCTGTCGGCCCCCAGGGCCACCAGGGCCTCCATGCTGCGCCGGGCTCGCCTGGGGGACGCCTCCGACAACGAGGCCTCGGAGACGGACCGGCTGGCCAAGGAGGCGGCCTCCAAGCAGAGCAAGGAGGCCAAGAGGTTAACCCGGCTGGACATGCTGGCCATGCCTCGCAAGAGGACCAGCTCCTTCAACGCGCCCAGCGACACGGAGGCCTCCGTCCTACCCCCGGTCTCCAGCAGGTCCACGGGGTTCTCCAACCGAAGCACCGAGTCCAGCAGCGGCTCCACACGCAAGGCCTCGGTTTCGGGGCCCAAGCCGGCGCCCCAGAAGGGAGCGCTCACCAGGACGCCGATCACCCGAGGACGCCCCAGCAGCGCCAAGTACACCAGCAGCACAGCCA GCTCCAGGAGACGGCAGATGGGTTGCGACTACGCGTCCACCTCGGAGGACGAGTGCGACTTCAAAGACGCCAGCCcggctaaacacacacacaaccgctcCCAACCTTCCCCAGCTCGCAACAGTAGCGTGACGCGCGCCCGCTCGCGGCCCCCGCCCCAGGCGATGGTGGCCCTGCGGCCGAAGAGGTCCGGCCGGGACTCTGAGGAGGAGAGCCAGGAGGGAGAGGCCCTCCACAGCTGGTCCAACCACAGCGCTGAGATCGCACG GTTGAGCCAGGACCTAGCCAAAGACCTGGCGATCTTGGCCAGAGAGATCCACGACGTGGCCGGGAAGGGGGAGCCCCTGAGCTCGGCTACGGAGGCACAGGTCCCCGACGCCACCATGACGGCCCACGAAGAGGTAACCCGCACAGCGTCCAAGACCCCCGCTAGACATCCTGTCAGCGGTCCAGACAGTTTTTGTATAGCCCTTAGTCACAGATACAGTCTCAAAGGG CTGGTTCAGCACATTCCAGAGGCAGGGCTCAATCACCAGAGAGGTCCTCCAAGCCCTACGACTCCCAAACACCTCGACCAGAACACTGGggaccacaaacacaacaacacgaACCGGCCTCGCAACAGAGAAGAG GATATAGCTGACCAGCTGATGTTGAATCCCGTGACTCAGATTTCCCTTGTCATCAGACAGAACACTGACCAGCTCACGGAGAAACTCAA GGTGCGCTTCCAGGATAGGATGGATCTTTGGGAGGAGGTCGAGGCCAAACTCACTCGGGATAACCACATCCCCGTCGTCAAAAGCTCTAACAAG GAGGTCGCATCCATTCTGAACGAGCTCAGGAGAGTTCAAAGACAACTCGAAG tcatcaacaccatcatggAACCCAGCAGGAGGCCTGAGCAGGACAAGTCCTCCTCCACACGCCCCACCGCTGCAGCCCGCTCGTCGAGGGCCGACCCCCGGGACTGGAGGACCACCCCCTCGGCGTCGCACCGCGGCGGAGGGAACAGGCCCGGGGAGAGCGTGACCCCCGATGACGCCAGAGATGGATATGTGGTTTGA